Genomic DNA from Panthera uncia isolate 11264 unplaced genomic scaffold, Puncia_PCG_1.0 HiC_scaffold_1951, whole genome shotgun sequence:
CCTGTCCTCCGAGGACTCGGGAGGGGAAGCAGGTGTGAGCCCGCAGCACAGTCGCCACCCCAGTCCCGGGCTGCGGGTTTGCTTCTTGACCCTGGGTGGTACCGACCGCACACGTGTGACCGCTACATGGAGGAGGTCAGtcgctggggtggggggcgggggggggaaaaaaaaaaaaaaaaaaaaaaaaaaaaatgtaaaacactccCTTCTAAAAACAAAGGGCtgcaaatttctttatttctcttattgaGGAACAAAAATACTCTTGCAATGGCTATTGAGTTTCCACAGGTACGAGGCAGATGCTAACTACCACACCCACTTCCAACAGTATGACTTGTTTCCTATCCGTCTACTACCTGAGTGGCGTCAGTGTAGGTTCAGGCACCATTAGGAACGTTTGACCAAACACGTACACAGCACTGACAGAGGAGTCGCCGGCCTTCCGGTTGACCAGGGCATGTAAAAAAGACACcgacagaatggaaaagaaatccTTTATGGTAAAAGCTGGCGGAGCGCGCGCCGCACTCAGGGCCGGGCCCCGCGCGCCTCGCGCCGCCGCCGCAGCTCCTCGCGGTAGCAGTAGGAGCAGTAGTGCTCGGTCTCGGCGCGCCCGTAGAACGCGCAGTTCTCGCGCTGGCAGCGCCGCTGAGCCAGCCCCGGGCCGCCGCGGCCGCACTCACCGTTCGAGCGGGCGGCCGGCGCGTCGGCGTCGGCGAACTCCAGGCCGTCGCGCGCGGCGCCGAAGCCGTTGGTGTAGGTCTGCGACTTGTGCTCGGCGGTGCCGGCCGCCCCCGCCACGCCGGGCAGGGCGCCGGGCACGGCGCGCGCCAGAGACTCGACCGTGTTGACGGTGCGCAGGGCGGCGGCGCGCGCCGGGCTGTAACTCTGGGACGACAGCGAGCGGTTCTGCTGCGGGTACGTGGCGCACGGCCGCAGCGCGCCCACGGTCGGCGCGCACGCCTCGTCCCGCGCGCCCGCCGACTGCACGTGGATGACGCTCTGGCGCGCCGGCGCCGGCGGGCTGCGGCCAGGGAGCGGTCCGCTGGCGCCAGCGCGtcgcgcgccgccgccgccgccgccacccggNNNNNNNNNNNNNNNNNNNNNNNNNNNNNNNNNNNNNNNNNNNNNNNNNNNNNNNNNNNNNNNNNNNNNNNNNNNNNNNNNNNNNNNNNNNNNNNNNNNNNNNNNNNNNNNNNNNNNNNNNNNNNNNNNNNNNNNNNNNNNNNNNNNNNNNNNNNNNNNNNNNNNNNNNNNNNNNNNNNNNNNNNNNNNNNNNNNNNNNNNNNNNNNNNNNNNNNNNNNNNNNNNNNNNNNNNNNNNNNNNNNNNNNNNNNNNNNNNNNNNNNNNNNNNNNNNNNNNNNNNNNNNNNNNNNNNNNNNNNNNNNNNNNNNNNNNNNNNNNNNNNNNNNNNNNNNNNNNNNNNNNNNNNNNNNNNNNNNNNNNNNNNNNNNNNNNNNNNNNNNNNNNNNNNNNNNNNNNNNNGAGCTTGAGCACCAGCTGCGTGGGCGGCCCGGCCGGCGGGCCTGGCGAGGCGCGCTCGGAGCCCGGCGCGCCCTCGGTCTCAGGCCTGCGCGGCGGCCGCTTCGCCgtggaggcggcggcggcggcgtcgCGGCGCCGCTGCTCCTGCTCGGCACTGAAGCGCTCCTGCGCGCTGGTCAGGTAGTAGCCTATCATCTCTTCGTGGAACTGGTGCCGGTGGCTGGTGAGCAGCAGGCCGGCGAAGATGAACTTGCGCTCGCCCTGCATGGCGGCGCGCAGGATGTTGAGGCTCAGCTTCACGTCCGTGCTGTACTTCCAGGCGTCGCCCCGCTGCCCGCCGCCCTTCTCGGCCGGCGACGCCCCGGCCGCCTTGTCCGTGGGCG
This window encodes:
- the LOC125917516 gene encoding OTU domain-containing protein 7A, which translates into the protein APLAQPESPTASVGEDVQSLADSLDSDRDSVCSNSNSNNGKNGKDKEKEKQRKEKDKTRADSVANKLGSFSKTLGIKLKKNMGGLGGLVHGKMGRANSANGKNGDAPERSKEKKTKSRKGSKEESGASASTSPSEKTTPSPTDKAAGASPAEKGGGQRGDAWKYSTDVKLSLNILRAAMQGERKFIFAGLLLTSHRHQFHEEMIGYYLTSAQERFSAEQEQRRRDAAAAASTAKRPPRRPETEGAPGSERASPGPPAGPPTQLVLKLXXXXXPGGGGGGGARRAGASGPLPGRSPPAPARQSVIHVQSAGARDEACAPTVGALRPCATYPQQNRSLSSQSYSPARAAALRTVNTVESLARAVPGALPGVAGAAGTAEHKSQTYTNGFGAARDGLEFADADAPAARSNGECGRGGPGLAQRRCQRENCAFYGRAETEHYCSYCYREELRRRREARGARP